From Paenibacillus sp. FSL H8-0537:
CGATACGTATGCGGACTTAGCGCCTCCAGCTCCTTATGAAGATAGCTCGTGCGATTGGCATTATCCAAAATCAAGCCGTCTACCTCAATTTCATAACCTGTAGCTCCCGCAACGGGCTCCCAGCTCACGGCCATCTCATGTATCGCCGGCTCTGCTGATAAAGTGCCTGGCTTTTGTGGAGGATAGGGCAGCGTTTGTGAGGTAATCAAGGCGCTCCATTCGCTGATCCCACCTATATTTTTTGCCCGTATCCGGTACGTATGCTGTGTTTCTGGTTCAAGTCCAGCATGTACATAGCGGAGCGCACTTCCTGCATCTAATACAACACCATCTACTTCAATGTCGTAGCTATCTGCTCTAGCGACGATTCCCCAAGTGATCGTCTGTTCCTTCTGGGATGGTGCAACCTCTATTTCCAGCGGAATCGTAGGCGGGTCTGGCAGTGTAAAGGCAGCGAGCAGCGGACTCCAGCTTCCCGCTCCACTTCCATTTTTGACTCGTACCCGGTACGTATGTCTCGTATTTGGCGTGAGCGAGCTATGGAGATACGTGTTCGAAGCGCCATTGTTAATGACCACTCCATCGACTTCAATCTCATATGTGACGGTGCCGCCAATTGCGGGCCATGAAATCCGCAAGTAACGCTGGGATGCTTCTGGCGTTAGCGTTGCTGGCGGGCTTGCCAAGGTTTCTCCGTTCCTTGTGCTGCTCCAAGCTGTTTCCTCTCCTAGTGCATTTTTAGCTTTTGCCTGGTACACGAGTGTTGTATTGGATGCTAATCCAATAACTCGTATTTTCTTATTCGTCGGGGTAAACCATGCGGCCGTGCTGCTTAACCCTCCTGAACCATTCACATACTGAGCGCCAGCTTTTAACTGGTACTGTGTTCCGGTCGGATTTCCATCTTGAAATGTGACCTCAAGGCTGCTTTCATTGGCTTGTCCTAGTACGAAAGATGGGCTTTGCGCCTTTGTTTGAATGCTTTTCGTTTGTGATCCAATATGTCCTACTGCATCTCTCGCTTCAAATTTCACAGTGTAATTCGTATTTGGGATAAGGCTCGTCGCGGTATGCGTACCCGTCGCCAGCCAGTCCGTTGCACTTGTCCCTATTGTGAAACGATGTGGCAGAGCATGCAAGCCTGATATTGCATCCGTTGCTGTTCCCGTTACTTGGATAGTCGTATCCGTTGCTGTTGCCTGAAATACGCCAACTGCTGGAGCATTCTTGTCCACTTGAAAAGCTACCGTTTCCTGAATCGTTTGTGCCCCATCGTTCACTGTAAATTTCATCGTATGCGGGCCCTCACTCAATGATTGGACATTGAGCGCATTAAAGTTTACTTGCTGTGCTGTCGCTGTATTAGAAATGACTTTTGTATCTCTTGGTGTGCTCTCTGCATCTATAAAATAGGAAAGACTAAGATTACCGCTTGCTGAGCCCGTTACGCTTACTGTCGGAATCAAAGATTGCAAATCACTAACCATTTGACCGGAAGTAGGTGTCAAAATGCTTTGCTTCATGGCCGTTTGAATCGTGAAAATAGGGCTATACGCATATTCTCCCCACATTCCGTTATCATTCGCCGATATTCTAACCATCGCTTGATTAGAGGGCCTGTATCTATTTAAATTTAATAAATATTCCCCTTCATGACTGACCTGCCAGGCTGGCACCGTTTCGACATCATCCCACGAATATCCCCCATCTAGTGAGATTTCTATTTTCACCGTACTGGGGGTTATCGTTAACAAAGGTTGAACCTTCCATGTCAAAAGCATAGTTCCCTTATAAACCTCGTTATATCGAGGTCTACTTATTAATACAGGATCATTAGCTGGTTTATAGGTTTTATACACATGTATGGAGCCCATATTTTGTCCATAGCATCCTACTTTTGTTATCTTGATATCCCTAGTAGCACCTCCAGGAACACCTTCTATATCCAAAAAAGGTTCGTTATAAAAACCTTTCAATATAGCATATGAACCGCCAAATATTGCCGGGACGAAGCTTATTTCATATCCGCATCCTAATGGTAAATTGTTTTTATTGCTTGTAAATTCAAGTCTCGTATGATAAACCCCGTACCGAGAATGATTAATATCAAAAATCAAGTTCTCTTTTCCATCCAAGTAGGAACCAGGGACGTTGGAAGAATAAAAATTCTGTTCTCCAAAATTATGACTTGCCACATACGACCAGTTAGGGTTTTTAAGTCCATTATCCGGAGTAATGCTTGCTGCAAAAACACCAGCATTTTGCCCTATGAGCGTTACCAGGAAAAAATATAAGGTTAGTACTGTAATTTTTCTCATTGAACTGTCCCCCACATATGCTATTCCACAATATAAGTAATTTTTGAGTAGTCATTCGTTTTCGCTAGAAACTCAATGCTGTTCACTATCGTTTTGTCGGCATTAATAACCTCAAACACGATTTCTCCAGGCACGAATTTCCGCACCATCATATTGGTACCTTGAATTAAACCAGTTCCCAGCTCTATTTCTGGCGTCATGCCACTAAGATCTAGAACCTCTACTTCAGAAGGCTGATAAGTTACTGTAATCGTTCTTTGTGTTACACCCTGCTTCTTAGGAGCAGCAACAACTACATTGAACTTATTGTCTTTGCCTGGGTTAACAATAATTTCAGGTATTGTATTTTTCTCTACTTTTTCAGACCATTCGCTAGAGCTGCTCCCCGAATGGGATCTAACCCGATAAACATGTCGTGTATTGGATTTCAGCCCCTGATGTACATAGCTGACCCCTGAAATACCTTCAATAAGTGTCCCATCAACTTCAAGATCATAGCTTGCCGCTCCTGTTACCGAAGTCCACTCGACGGTAATTTGATTTGTCTTTGCTACCGTAGAAATAATTTCCGGTACCCCAGCTGAGCTTATAGCTGTAACCGCTTGACTCCATTCTCCTAGAGCGCTGCTCGATTTTGCTCTCACCCGGTACACATGCTTTGATCCCGGAGTAAGCTGTGAGTGTACGTATCGGGTCAAATTTCCGTTATCTACGACTCTTCCATCTACTTCAACGTCATAACCATTTGCACCGACAACACTTTCCCACTCTATGGAAATACTCGTGCTTGCCGAGAGAACTTTATGAATAACGGGAATACCCAGTCCCGTGCTTGCTCTAACCGTATCGCTCCAATCACCGGTCAAATCATTATTTTTCGCTCTTACGCGGTAAACATGGAGCGAATTAGGTGCCAGCCCTGCATGTGTATAGCTAGTCCCATTTGAAACCTCTACTAGCACGCCATCAACAGCGATTTCATAGCTAGTAGCTCCACTGACACTATCCCAGGAAATCGTAATCGCATCATTTGTTGATGCCGCCTTCACATTTTGCACCTTGCCAAGTGATGTTGCTTGTGTAATGATCTCGCTCCAAGGGCCATTCCCCCCTGCATTTCTAGCTCTAATCCGGTAAGTATGCTCCGTAAACGGCAGCAAATCCTTATGAACATACGTTAAATTCAAGCCATTATTTACAATCAGCCCGTCCACTTCGATATCATAGCCAACTGCTCCAATTACTTGATCCCAGGTTACAGTAATAGCTGTGCCCGTAGCTGTAGTGCGTATATTCGAAGGTACTCCCGAAAGTGTTGTACGTGTAATGGAATGGCTCCATTGTCCAATGATGCCATTATTTTTGGCGCGTACCCGGTACGTATGCTCGCCGCTCTGTTCTAAATTTGAGTGCAAATAACTTGTACTGAGGCCATTATCTACAACATTTCCATCCACCTCGATGTCGTAGCCAGTTGCCCCAGAAACCTCATCCCACTCTACTGATATACTGGAGGTGCCAGCTACTGCATGCAGATTTTTCGGGACGGAAGGCAATGTAGCCGCCGTAACTTTCTCGCTCCAATTACTTGCTCCATTGCTATTTTTCGAACGAATTCGGTACGTATGCGATGTGTTAGGCTCTAACTGGTCATGCAAATATTCCGTTCCCGTTATATTGCTTTTAACTGCGCCATCCACCTCAAGATCATAGAAGTCCGCACCAGAAATAGAATCCCAAGTAATATGAATAGACTTATCCGTTGCAGTTGTATTCAGTACACCAGAGGTTCCTGGAAGCGTAGATTTCACAAGTATCGGGCTCCATTGCCCCGGACCGCTTGTATTCACCGCTCTTATTCGGTAGGTTCGCTGGATGTTTGAACTCAGATTTTCTTCAAAATAACGATTCACGTTGCCAATGTTAACGACCGTATTGTAGGTTTCCACCTCATAGCCAGTAGCGCCTCTCACATTTTCCCAAGTCAAGGTTACGGAATCGCTTGTCGATTGCAGCTTAATATCCTCGGGTACGTCCGGCAAAGTCCAAACCTCCGATACAGAAGACCATTCGCCCTTCAAATCGCCGCTCGTCGCTCTGACTCTGTAATAATGCACCGTGCCGGATGGCAGCGGTTCATGAATAAATTCATTATGAATGCCCATTGGATAAATGCTGCCGTCTGTTTCAACCTCGTACCCATCTGCATTAAATGCAGTAGTCCAACCGACCTTCACCGCATTTTCAGTTGGAATTGTCTGAATGGCGGGAGTTGCAAACGGAGATAGCTGACTAGCTGGCACAACCTCTTTCACTCCAGAAGCGCTTTGCCATAATAAAATAGCCTTTGGCGAACCATTACGGCTAACATATTCCATTTGAATGTCAACCTTTTGACCAGCTTCTAGTGCAATAGAGCCAGTAAATAATTTATTTCCTTGCGCTGCCCACTCATCGATAATTAGAGTCCCATTCACATATAATTTGACTCCGCCATTAACATCAGCCTCAAACGTATAGTTCTCTGCATAATAAGGCTGGATTTGTCCGGTCCATCTGACAGAAAACCGTCCATCATTTAGGCCTGTTGAAGATACAGGAGCCTTGCCTTGCAATGCAGGCTGCTCTAGCACCGTCATTTTTTCACCATCCAAATTTTCCTCTGTAAAATATTCCGCCTTTAATCCTGCCGCCAAATATTTCAGCTTTGTTTCCCCTTCAGTACCAACTCCGATATTAATAATCGGTTTCTGATTAGCTGTAATGCCGCCTCCGATGGCAACGATGCCTCCAGTCTCAATATTCAAGTGATTGTTAACATGCATATCGCCTTGAATAAATAAATCTCCACGTTTTACAGAAATATTGGCTTGCTGATTATTGGAAACCAGACTGCCAACTACCATTTCCTCATCAATATTCATATTTACATTTGTATTAATATGAAGACTTCCAGGCACAATAACTCTTCCCGCTTGTACATGAAGCAGGCCGCTATTATAAGTAAGGCTTCCAGCTATGAAATTATCCGCAATCGAGACGCTAGAATTATTATTCAAGTGCAAGGAACCTTTGACCCATAAATTCCCTCCCATTGTCCGAGTGGAATCATTCGGTTTTTTAATATCTATAGTCAGCTCGGTGTTCGCATTCATGCTTCCATTGACGACCAAAGTTCCATAAACCGTAATGGACAGCTTATTGTTCGTATTAATCCCCTCTGCAATGACATAAACCGGTTTTGTAGGCGAGCCCAATGTCAATGAGGAATCTAAATTTAAATGGCCCACCGTTACAGCGACCATATCACTGCTGCTGTTATTGATTGCTGCCTCCAGACCTGAGGCACTGCAGTTATTGCAGGAGATAAATGACGGATTGGATGCCGCCAGACTGCTTTCGAGTGAAGCCATTTCTGCATTCATATACCGGCTAATTTCCGGATTCAAATCGCCTACCCGAATAAAGGGCAGCGCATTATGCTCATTATTTTGATTGCCAGAAATAATAATTTTATTGCCCTGCAGCTTGTTTTGCTCCGCTGGATTTCCAATTTGCGGCTTTGGAATCGTTTGAATAATAGGCTCTAGAGATTTAATCTCGATATACTGAATAGCGGTTGTATCTTCGCTGCTGCCTGCATGGAGCGTCAGTTTCCCGTCAGCAATGACAACCCCCTTATGGAAAGTCACTTGCCCGCCAGCTGGCAGCTCTGTATTCTCCCAAAAAGTGTTTCCCTCGACATTAAGCGTATTATTGCTTTCATATACAGAGCTTCCGACACTGACCTTCACGTTATATCTGCCATTCGGCAGCTCAATCTCCCATTCGCCCCCTTCTTGCACTTGAATAGAAGAGTTTAGAAGCGGAGCATCGTAGGTGCTTCCCGTAACCGTAGACTGCGTATGATCCATATTCCAACCATAGAAGTATCCATTATGTGGACCATACTCATCCCCATGGTCGGCCAAATAGCCATCTGCTGCTAAAGCATCAGCTGCTTTAAACTGAATATTAACGCCTCGAAATGCCGTGGCAGCCTCCGTAGAATCGCTCCAGATCGAAGGCAAGAACAAATGAATGATTAATGACAAGCACAATACTCTTATTACACCTTGCTTAATCTGACTAAAATACATTTGAATATCCTCCTCTATTAAGAAAAACGGCTGTCGCCACCCTCTGGCGGCAAATAAAAAAGACCCATTTACTTTTGGCGGCCCGGCTGTCATACGGCAACCATAATGATGGTTTTCCGTGAAGACCCGTGGCTTTGCGTCCCTGTCTTTCGATCAGGTTTGCCTTTTTCAATTTCAATGGGCTTGTTGATTTTTAAACCAACCTTTGAAATAATAGTTCTTTGTACTTAGTATATCGGTTGGATATTTGAAATTTTATACTACATAAGTCATAAAAATAAATATTTTTATTTATCTCCAGTTAATCCTATTTGAACTCACAATAATCTTCCTTTTCATCTGTTATCTATATCCTAAGTCTTACTATCAACAAAAAAATGCCCAACCCGCAAATCCGCAGGCTGGACATCTACCATCATATTTAAGTTCACTTCCCTATTAATTTAGGTGAAATGATTCAGGCCAATTGACCTACTTCAACCCAAAAGCCTGCTCCAGCTCCGCAATCCTCGACTGCTCCATATGCACAATAGCGCCAATGTTTTTCGCTGAAATGGTTGCTTTCGCGCTGTATTCGGCGACCTCTAGGCGGTCGAAGGCGTTCAGCAGGCTTTGCCCAGTGACGATGACGCAGTCATTTTCGGCAATGACGATGGGTGTGTTCTCCTGAAAAAGCTGTGCCGCCGCCTGCGGCTTCGTATACAAATCTCCATACGGGAGCTTAGGAATATTCCGCAGCAAAATATAGCTTTCCGGAATCGTCCGCGAATCCAGCAGCACCTCCGTCACCGCAAACGCCATAATGTTGGGCGGATGGGCAATAATAACCGAGTTCACATGCGGCTGCGTCTCATAAATATGCTGGTGAAACTGCACCGAGCGGCTAGGCACCTTGCCCACCTCCTTCTTCCCGCCGTCGATGCGTACGAGATCTGCTGGCTCCACATATTTACGGTCCTGATCATACGGCGTAATAATGAAGGAATTTTCACCGACCCGATGGGAAAAGGTCCCCTGTGTGCTCGTAAACAGCCGCTGATCGTAAGAACGCTTAATGAGCTTGCACATCTCCCGGCGTGCTTCCTTCTCCTCACTGCTGTAAAAGTCCGGTACGAACGCCTCCAGCAGCACCTCCCTCGTATCCGCCAGCTGTTCGGCCGCCAGCGTTACTGGCGTCCCAATCCGATTCGCCTGTATCTCCATCCGCGCGCAATATTCCAGCGTCTCGAATCTTTGAAAGGCTTCAAATAAATCGCGGCCGCCTACCACGACGCCGTGGTTTTCCAGCATAATCGTGTTCAAGCCTTCGCTGAATACATCCGCTATATTTTCACCCAGCTCCGCGCTTCCCGGCAAGCCGTATTTCGCCATGCCCACCTCGCCGCAGATCAAATAGTCATTCGGCAGCAGACGGACATTTGGCACTTTACGCACCATGCTGAACGCCACAAGCGCCGGTGGATGTGCATGAACAACCGCCCGAATATCCGGCCTTCTGCGATAAATCATCTGATGGAACGGGTATTCGCTCGATGGCCGGTGATTGCCTGCAATCGTACCGTCAGCCTTCACACAAACGATGTCCTGTCGCGTCAGCTCACCCTTATCAATACCCGCCGGCGTAATCCACAGATCGCCATTATCATCCAAAATCGATAAATTGCCGCCTGAAGTCGTCGTCATGCCATAACCGTAAATGCGCTCCATCATCATGACCAGCTGATCGGAAGGATGTAATAAGGTGAATTCCATTCGCGTGTCCCCCTTTTTCTCGTTCAATATCTTTGTTTATATTGTATTACTTTTGTTTGTTTTTGAAAGTGACTTTTTTTACATTTCCTTTCCTATATTTCAAAAAAAAGAATGCCTCAGGCCCATAGCTAGCCCCGAAGCATTCCCACTTTTCAATCTATATTCAAATCTAAATATTTTTTTGTCCCCTATCCAGCACCCACGCCATATGCAAACTACAGCTTGCGCTCCCGTCTGCGGGCAACGCCCGAAGCATAAGCCGCTTCAATGACCGCCTCTTTGACACGATCTGCCACATGCGGATTAAATATGCTCGGAATGATGTAATATTCATTCAGCTCATCCTCGGTAACCACCGCAGCAATGGCCTCGGCGGCAGCCAGCTTCATCTCCTCTGTCACCCGCGACGCCCGGCAGTCCAATACGCCGCGGAACAATCCGGGGAAGCATAATACATTATTGATCTGGTTCGGATAATCCGACCGTCCCGTCGCAATGACGCGCACAAGGCCTTCCGCTTCCTCCGGCGTTATTTCCGGTGTTGGATTCGCCATTGCGAACACAATGGCATCCTTCGCCATTTTGCGAACATCATCCGCCTTCAGCACGCCTGGCCCCGATACGCCGATAAAAATATCTGCGCCCGCAATGACTTCACTCAGCTTGCCCTGCTCCCGGTTCGGATTCGTATGCTCCGCATACCAGCTCCACGCTTCATGCGCGTAGCTGTTGCCAGCGACGAGTGCGCCGTCACGATCAACCCCGATGATGTTCCGTACACCTGCTGCTAGCAAAATCTTCGTGCAGGCAATACCTGCCGCCCCAACGCCGCACAGTACAACCTTGCAATCCGCAAGCTGCTTGCCAGCAAGCTTGACCGCATTAATAAGACCTGCGAGCAGCACGACCGCTGTACCATGCTGGTCATCGTGGAATACCGGAATGTCCAGCTCCTCAATGAGACGCCTCTCAATTTCGAAGCAGCGCGGCGACGAAATATCTTCGAGATTAATACCACCGAAAGTGGGGGCAATACGCTTAATGGTCGCAATGATTTCTTCCGTATCCTGAGTATCGAGGCAGATCGGGAAAGCATCGACTCCTGCGAGCTGCTTGAACAGCATCGCCTTGCCCTCCATGACCGGCATCGCTGCGAGCGGGCCAATATTGCCAAGCCCTAATACGGCTGTTCCGTCCGATACGACGGCTATCGTATTTCTTTTTATCGTGAGCGAGTGTGCCCGCTTCGGGCTTTCATGTATCGCCATGCAAATATTTGCCACGCCCGGCGTGTACACCCGCGACAAATCATCGCGTGTTTTAATCATCATTTTCGGTGTTACTTCGATTTTGCCGCCAAGATGCATAAGGAAGGTCTGGTCTGATACCTGCAGCACCTTTACGCCTGGCGACTTATTTAATACGCTTACAATTAGTTCTTTGCGCTGCGTATCCGTAATATTGACCGTCACATCACGAATCGTCGATGTTTTGCTTGTCCCGCTTACGTCTACAGCTACAATGTCGCCGCCCGCTTCACCAATTGCCGTAGCAATTCGGCCAAAGGTTGACGTTTCCTTGTCCATTTCCAAACGCAATACGATATTCGTGCTTCCCGTTGCTGGCACCGCCATCCTGACCACACTCCCTTTGCAAACGCTTTAGCGCTTGCTATTTGCCTTCATGATAACGGTTACATGAAAACGTGGGAAGCTTTTGACCATATTGTTGGTTTTGGTCATTTTGGTCTTTGCTGCAATACGTAGCGATTGATTGGACGCCCAACCCCGCCATAGTTGATTTCCAGCATCACATAACCGCTCTTCTCCAAAAAATCCAAGTAGCGCCTCGCCGTTACTCTGGCTATACCGATTCCCTCGGCTGCTTCCTCCGCCGAAACTCCGCCCTCCAAGCGATGCATGACGTCGACGATTTGCCGCAGAGTAACGGCATTCAGCCCTTTCGGCAGGCTGCTTTGCTGCTCATCCAGTCCAGCAAAACCAATTTGCCTTGCTTGTCCTGCTGGCCCAGCCTTTCCGACTATCCCTCCTGGCCCTGTTTGTTCAGCCTGTCCAGCTTCCTGCTGCCCATTACCATGCTTCTGCCCCTGCACCCCGTTTTCCCCACTGAGCAGCATTCGATCCAGCTCCTCTTGGGTGACAGCCTTTTCTTCTGCCAAACCTTCATGGCGGTCGCGGTAACGCTCCAAGGTCTGGCGAATCCGCTCCAGCTTGAAGGGCTTAATAATATAATCCATCGCGCCCCCGCGCAGCATTTCGCGAATCGTCTCCGGATCTTTCGCCGCCGTTACGACAATAACGTCAACGGGCATTGCCGCTGAGCGCAGCTCCCGCAGCGCCGCCAAGCCGTCTAGTGCTGGCATAAATACATCGAGAAACACCAAATCCGGCGCAAGCTCCCGGATGAGGCGCAAGCCCTCCAGCCCATTCCCCGCAATGCCCACGACCTGAAAACCGTCTACTTGCTCAACAAACTGGCGATTAACCTCCTGCACCATGGGATCATCTTCAATAAGCACCACTTTGAAAAAGCTTCCGTCCTGTCCTTTGCTCATGTCCTCCGCTTTCACGTTCATCCGCCAGCCCCTCCCATCGGAAATGTTAGCTCAATAGCCGTACCGCTTCCTAGCTCCGACTGAATACGCAGCACCCCATCGCCCTTATCGACGATACTGCCAACCAAATACAGTCCAATGCCGCGATTATCACTGCCTTTCGTCGTAAAACCCCGTTCAAGCACACGCGACTGCACCTCAATCGTCATGCCGCAGCCATTATCTTCAACAAGAATGGACAGCAGCTCTTCATTCTGCTCCATACTAACATAAATTTCCTTTTCGTGACGCACTACTTGCGCCAGCGCATCAAAAGCATTTTCAATCAAATTGCCGATAAGCAGCACCATATCATGCTGATCCAGCATGACGGGGAATTGCTTTACCTCCATATGAGGATCAAGCTTAACCTGAATGCCCAGCTCCTTGCCCCGGCTGATTTTGCCAAGCAGCAGGCCCGCTAGGCTGTCATCCGCAATATGCTGATGCAGAAACTGCGTCAGCTCCTCCTGCTGGCCGGAAATATCATATACATATTGCAGTGCCTGCTCTTTTTTATCCAGTTGAAGCAGTCCAGCAATCGTGTGCAGCTTGTTGCTATGCTCATGATTTTGCACCCGCAGCGCATCGACGAACTCTCGCACACCCGTCAATTCCTCTGCCATACGTGTCACCTCGGTACGATCTTGAAAAATCGCAATCGCTCCGATCATCTTTCCCTGCTCACGAATCGGAATGCGGTTGCTCCAAATCAGCGTATTGCCCACTCGCAGCTCCTGATTGAACACAGGGCGCTCCAGCTCCATAATTTCCGGCAGCCTTGTATCCGGCAGTACCTCGCGAATCGGCAAACCGACTACGTCACGGGATACGCTGAAAATCTGCTTCGCCCGCTCATTAAAAATCGTAATCAGCTCAAGGCGATCAATCGCAATGACTCCTTCATGCATCGCCTGAAAGGCCGCCGAACGCTCCCCATACATGCGCGCAATTTCATGCGGCTCCAAATTGTACATTTGCCGTTTAATATGCCGGGCAAGCAGCGCTGAACCGAATATCCCAAACAATAAAGCAATCAGCAGCGTAAGCACAATCGAGCTTTTCTGCTCCTCAATAAGCTTCGCCAGCCCGGGCAGCAGCCCGCCCGCCACGACAACACCTACCTGCTCATGCGCCTCATTCATAACCGGGACATATGCGCGCAGGGCAACGCCCGACTCCCCCTTCACCTTCGACATGTAGGTGTGCTCGGCAAACGCCGCATCCGCATCCGATGAAACAAACTTGCCGCCGATCCTCGACGCCAATGGATGCGATAGCCTCGTCCGGTTCATGTCCAGCACGACGACATAGGCCACATTATTAATAATACGGATATTGTCCGCTACAGGCGCAATCCAGCTTGCGCTATCTGGTTCATTGATCTGATTTTTAATGCTAGGCAGCTCGGCAACGGTACGGGCCGTAATCAGCAGCCGCTGTTTAAGCTCGTCCTCCTTCATGCGGGTGACGCTCCCAATGACGACAATGCCACCAATAAGCAGCGAAAGAAGAACGAGTCCGAATGACAGCAATATCATTTTCCAATAAATTCGCAGACGGCTGAGCATCGCTTCTCCTCCCTGTTGCTTCGTTTACGTTTTTTCTCTATTGTGAAATAATAAGGGTAAAATAGCAACTGCGGCAAACGCTGCTAATCTGGCAGGAAAGGGAGTGGATTAAAAATGAAAACCGCAATCGGTATGATCAGCTTTATTGCTGTAGGCTTGCTGGCTGCCATTTTGTTCGGCTTTCGTCCCGAGGCGACTCGTACCCTGCCCTTTGATGAAGAACAGACGGGGCTGA
This genomic window contains:
- a CDS encoding PA14 domain-containing protein gives rise to the protein MYFSQIKQGVIRVLCLSLIIHLFLPSIWSDSTEAATAFRGVNIQFKAADALAADGYLADHGDEYGPHNGYFYGWNMDHTQSTVTGSTYDAPLLNSSIQVQEGGEWEIELPNGRYNVKVSVGSSVYESNNTLNVEGNTFWENTELPAGGQVTFHKGVVIADGKLTLHAGSSEDTTAIQYIEIKSLEPIIQTIPKPQIGNPAEQNKLQGNKIIISGNQNNEHNALPFIRVGDLNPEISRYMNAEMASLESSLAASNPSFISCNNCSASGLEAAINNSSSDMVAVTVGHLNLDSSLTLGSPTKPVYVIAEGINTNNKLSITVYGTLVVNGSMNANTELTIDIKKPNDSTRTMGGNLWVKGSLHLNNNSSVSIADNFIAGSLTYNSGLLHVQAGRVIVPGSLHINTNVNMNIDEEMVVGSLVSNNQQANISVKRGDLFIQGDMHVNNHLNIETGGIVAIGGGITANQKPIINIGVGTEGETKLKYLAAGLKAEYFTEENLDGEKMTVLEQPALQGKAPVSSTGLNDGRFSVRWTGQIQPYYAENYTFEADVNGGVKLYVNGTLIIDEWAAQGNKLFTGSIALEAGQKVDIQMEYVSRNGSPKAILLWQSASGVKEVVPASQLSPFATPAIQTIPTENAVKVGWTTAFNADGYEVETDGSIYPMGIHNEFIHEPLPSGTVHYYRVRATSGDLKGEWSSVSEVWTLPDVPEDIKLQSTSDSVTLTWENVRGATGYEVETYNTVVNIGNVNRYFEENLSSNIQRTYRIRAVNTSGPGQWSPILVKSTLPGTSGVLNTTATDKSIHITWDSISGADFYDLEVDGAVKSNITGTEYLHDQLEPNTSHTYRIRSKNSNGASNWSEKVTAATLPSVPKNLHAVAGTSSISVEWDEVSGATGYDIEVDGNVVDNGLSTSYLHSNLEQSGEHTYRVRAKNNGIIGQWSHSITRTTLSGVPSNIRTTATGTAITVTWDQVIGAVGYDIEVDGLIVNNGLNLTYVHKDLLPFTEHTYRIRARNAGGNGPWSEIITQATSLGKVQNVKAASTNDAITISWDSVSGATSYEIAVDGVLVEVSNGTSYTHAGLAPNSLHVYRVRAKNNDLTGDWSDTVRASTGLGIPVIHKVLSASTSISIEWESVVGANGYDVEVDGRVVDNGNLTRYVHSQLTPGSKHVYRVRAKSSSALGEWSQAVTAISSAGVPEIISTVAKTNQITVEWTSVTGAASYDLEVDGTLIEGISGVSYVHQGLKSNTRHVYRVRSHSGSSSSEWSEKVEKNTIPEIIVNPGKDNKFNVVVAAPKKQGVTQRTITVTYQPSEVEVLDLSGMTPEIELGTGLIQGTNMMVRKFVPGEIVFEVINADKTIVNSIEFLAKTNDYSKITYIVE
- a CDS encoding class II aldolase/adducin family protein; amino-acid sequence: MEFTLLHPSDQLVMMMERIYGYGMTTTSGGNLSILDDNGDLWITPAGIDKGELTRQDIVCVKADGTIAGNHRPSSEYPFHQMIYRRRPDIRAVVHAHPPALVAFSMVRKVPNVRLLPNDYLICGEVGMAKYGLPGSAELGENIADVFSEGLNTIMLENHGVVVGGRDLFEAFQRFETLEYCARMEIQANRIGTPVTLAAEQLADTREVLLEAFVPDFYSSEEKEARREMCKLIKRSYDQRLFTSTQGTFSHRVGENSFIITPYDQDRKYVEPADLVRIDGGKKEVGKVPSRSVQFHQHIYETQPHVNSVIIAHPPNIMAFAVTEVLLDSRTIPESYILLRNIPKLPYGDLYTKPQAAAQLFQENTPIVIAENDCVIVTGQSLLNAFDRLEVAEYSAKATISAKNIGAIVHMEQSRIAELEQAFGLK
- a CDS encoding NAD-dependent malic enzyme, with product MAVPATGSTNIVLRLEMDKETSTFGRIATAIGEAGGDIVAVDVSGTSKTSTIRDVTVNITDTQRKELIVSVLNKSPGVKVLQVSDQTFLMHLGGKIEVTPKMMIKTRDDLSRVYTPGVANICMAIHESPKRAHSLTIKRNTIAVVSDGTAVLGLGNIGPLAAMPVMEGKAMLFKQLAGVDAFPICLDTQDTEEIIATIKRIAPTFGGINLEDISSPRCFEIERRLIEELDIPVFHDDQHGTAVVLLAGLINAVKLAGKQLADCKVVLCGVGAAGIACTKILLAAGVRNIIGVDRDGALVAGNSYAHEAWSWYAEHTNPNREQGKLSEVIAGADIFIGVSGPGVLKADDVRKMAKDAIVFAMANPTPEITPEEAEGLVRVIATGRSDYPNQINNVLCFPGLFRGVLDCRASRVTEEMKLAAAEAIAAVVTEDELNEYYIIPSIFNPHVADRVKEAVIEAAYASGVARRRERKL
- a CDS encoding response regulator, translated to MNVKAEDMSKGQDGSFFKVVLIEDDPMVQEVNRQFVEQVDGFQVVGIAGNGLEGLRLIRELAPDLVFLDVFMPALDGLAALRELRSAAMPVDVIVVTAAKDPETIREMLRGGAMDYIIKPFKLERIRQTLERYRDRHEGLAEEKAVTQEELDRMLLSGENGVQGQKHGNGQQEAGQAEQTGPGGIVGKAGPAGQARQIGFAGLDEQQSSLPKGLNAVTLRQIVDVMHRLEGGVSAEEAAEGIGIARVTARRYLDFLEKSGYVMLEINYGGVGRPINRYVLQQRPK
- a CDS encoding sensor histidine kinase, with product MLSRLRIYWKMILLSFGLVLLSLLIGGIVVIGSVTRMKEDELKQRLLITARTVAELPSIKNQINEPDSASWIAPVADNIRIINNVAYVVVLDMNRTRLSHPLASRIGGKFVSSDADAAFAEHTYMSKVKGESGVALRAYVPVMNEAHEQVGVVVAGGLLPGLAKLIEEQKSSIVLTLLIALLFGIFGSALLARHIKRQMYNLEPHEIARMYGERSAAFQAMHEGVIAIDRLELITIFNERAKQIFSVSRDVVGLPIREVLPDTRLPEIMELERPVFNQELRVGNTLIWSNRIPIREQGKMIGAIAIFQDRTEVTRMAEELTGVREFVDALRVQNHEHSNKLHTIAGLLQLDKKEQALQYVYDISGQQEELTQFLHQHIADDSLAGLLLGKISRGKELGIQVKLDPHMEVKQFPVMLDQHDMVLLIGNLIENAFDALAQVVRHEKEIYVSMEQNEELLSILVEDNGCGMTIEVQSRVLERGFTTKGSDNRGIGLYLVGSIVDKGDGVLRIQSELGSGTAIELTFPMGGAGG